One stretch of Glycine soja cultivar W05 chromosome 7, ASM419377v2, whole genome shotgun sequence DNA includes these proteins:
- the LOC114418176 gene encoding auxin-binding protein ABP19a-like — MKMIHFLFLFALVSFTSHASVNDFCVADLKGPDSPSGYQCKPPNTVTVDDFVFSGFVAGNTTNTFNAALTSAFVTDFPGVNGLGVSAARLDIAKGGSIPMHTHPAATELLIMVEGQITAGFMTPTALYTKTLKPGDIMVFPQGQLHFQVNSGNGKATAFLAFSSANPGAQLLDLLLFGNTLPSDLVAQTTFLDVAQVKKLKARFGGRG; from the coding sequence ATGAAGATGATTcactttcttttcctctttgctCTTGTCTCGTTCACTTCCCATGCTTCTGTCAATGATTTCTGTGTAGCAGACCTAAAAGGTCCAGATAGCCCTTCAGGCTATCAGTGCAAGCCACCTAACACAGTCACAGTGGATGACTTTGTGTTCTCTGGCTTTGTAGCTGGAAACACCACAAACACTTTCAATGCTGCATTAACCTCCGCATTTGTTACTGATTTTCCAGGTGTGAATGGTCTTGGTGTATCTGCGGCACGGTTAGACATAGCCAAAGGTGGATCAATCCCAATGCACACACACCCTGCTGCCACTGAACTTCTAATAATGGTGGAAGGTCAAATCACTGCTGGTTTTATGACCCCAACTGCACTTTATACCAAGACACTGAAACCTGGAGATATTATGGTTTTTCCACAAGGACAGTTGCATTTTCAGGTTAATTCTGGAAACGGAAAAGCCACTGCTTTTCTGGCATTCAGTAGTGCAAACCCTGGAGCACAACTACTTGACCTTCTGTTATTTGGCAACACCTTGCCTTCTGACTTGGTTGCACAAACTACCTTCCTTGATGTTGCACAAGTCAAGAAACTTAAGGCTCGTTTCGGTGGCAGAGGCTAG
- the LOC114419134 gene encoding auxin-binding protein ABP19b-like translates to MKMIRILFIFALLSFTSHASNVNDFCVADLKGPDSPTGYHCKPPKTVTSHDFVFHLGPGNTSNVFKSAITSAFVKDFPAVNGLSLSVARIDIAQGGVVPMHTHPGANEIVMMVAGEINAGFITTDAVYQNTLKPGDVMVIPQAQIHFLVNSGKGNAIFYAAYSSANPRVQPISILLFGNNLSSNTVAQTTIIDDSEVRKLKAIFGGSG, encoded by the coding sequence ATGAAGATGATTCGCATTCTTTTCATCTTTGCTCTTCTATCCTTCACTTCCCATGCTTCTAATGTCAATGACTTCTGTGTGGCAGACCTGAAGGGTCCAGATAGCCCTACTGGCTATCACTGCAAGCCACCTAAAACAGTAACATCACATGACTTTGTGTTCCATTTAGGCCCTGGAAACACTTCAAACGTGTTCAAGTCCGCAATAACCTCTGCATTTGTCAAAGATTTTCCTGCTGTCAACGGTCTTAGCCTTTCTGTAGCACGCATTGACATAGCTCAAGGTGGAGTGGTTCCAATGCACACACATCCTGGTGCCAATGAAATAGTGATGATGGTGGCAGGTGAAATCAACGCTGGCTTTATAACAACCGATGCAGTTTATCAGAACACACTGAAACCAGGAGATGTTATGGTTATCCCACAAGCACAGATACATTTTCTTGTAAATTCTGGTAAGGGAAATGCCATTTTTTACGCTGCTTATAGTAGCGCAAACCCTCGAGTGCAACCAATTAGTATTCTGTTATTTGGCAACAACTTGTCTTCTAACACGGTTGCACAAACTACCATCATTGATGATTCCGAAGTGAGGAAATTGAAGGCCATTTTTGGTGGCAGTGGTTAG
- the LOC114418177 gene encoding mitochondrial intermembrane space import and assembly protein 40 homolog, with amino-acid sequence MGQTESAEAVTETQTTTNDTSNPISLESVLAEAAEYGSQHTESVEEMAQKALECPCIADLRTGSCGSQFSEAFLCFLKSTSEEKGSDCVHPFVALQSCIKANPDAFSKDILGGAEDESKELEPVQEYKILPPKWSRKPQSPKSRL; translated from the exons ATGGGTCAGACTGAAAGCGCAGAAGCTGTGACGGAAACTCAAACCACAACCAACGACACTTCCAATCCCATTTCCCTGGAATCCGTCCTCGCAG AAGCTGCAGAATATGGAAGCCAACACACTGAG TCTGTGGAGGAAATGGCTCAGAAAGCCCTTGAATGCCCTTGCATTGCTGACTTGCGAACCGGTTCCTGTGGCTCTCAGTTCTCGGAGGCATTCCTGTGTTTTCTCAAGAGTACCTCCGAAGAAAAG GGCTCGGACTGTGTACATCCATTTGTTGCTCTGCAGAGCTGCATCAAGGCTAATCCAGATGCATTCTCTAAGGACATTCTGGGCGGAGCTGAAGATGAAAGCAAGGAGTTGGAGCCAGTTCAAGAATACAAAATACTTCCTCCCAAATGGTCTAGGAAACCTCAAAGTCCAAAATCCAGACTTTAA